A segment of the uncultured Desulfobulbus sp. genome:
CCTCCACGGTCGGTGTTTTGTCCTCGATGAGCGAGTGGGCAATGGCCATGACCTGCATGGTTAAACGACGTGCCTCGGGCTGAGAAAACTCACCAGTCGCCTGACCAGCCTTTTGTAGCGCCTGGGTAATCTTGGTTGCCTCAAAGGGGACAACCCGTTGATCTCGTTTTTTTATCGAACTGAAAAAAGGGGCAGGGGACTGCAGACGTGCCTGTGGCATGGCTCTCTCCTTGACGCGAGGTAAGAGGGGGGGTGGAGTTTCAGCCAATTTCTCTGGGCTGATGATTTCACGGCAGGTCTTCGGACTTCCAGGTATAGCCTACAGGTTGCCCCTTCCCAATCAAGTGATCAGTGGTGCTGACAACGTTCGTCTCTGGTTACCGCTGCGCGACAGTTCCGGAATTACACCGGATTCCCTTTTCATCCTCTTTGATCCTGGTTCGGTCAAGGAGGAAACCGCTTGAACACTGTATATAGTGCTTCCGGTATCAAGTCAACACTAAATAGAATGGTTTGTTCCATTGATTCAATAAATATAGGGAAAGGGTGGGGCCGGTTCGGGGGTTAGGGAAGAGGCATGGATGAGTGGAAAGATGCGATCTTCCACCGTTTGAGGCGCAATTGTTCCTTTGACCCGAACCCAGTCATCGTTTTGAGGGAGTGCGATTTTTTTGGGGACACGGATAAAGGTAAAGATCGGCAGTGCATCTGCTGCGCAACAGGTGATTTGAAACCGGTAGCAGATGAAAAGGTTTTCGGGAAGTTTTTTGTTGGTCATTGCCTGGCAAAGGATGTCAGCACTGTGTCCATTGAGTTGGCGAGGGAAAAAGGCGGCCTGAGTCAAAGATGTGATTGTTTGGCTTTGGTCGATCTGTTGCTGGGGCAAGGTGTTTGGTATGGCATAGGTAAGGGACGACGACATGCCAGGACTGGTTGTTGTCCTACTGAGAAAGGTACTGCTCCCGAAGTGGGCTGATTGTGCGTACCAGAAATAAAAAACCGGAACCAGCATGATGGCGATCGAGGGCCAGTTCCAGCGGAGTGGTTTTGTCTGCTGGTGGGTTCGGATATTTTTTAAAGTCATGGCGGCAAAGAGAACAAGGATCGCGCCACCAGTAACGACCAGCCACCACAGTTTGGGATGGAGCAGTTTTGCAAGCTGTTGGGGATCGACAAAATACAGCCAGAAGAAAAAAACAGCCCAGGTGAACAGCACCAGTCCTTGGAGTAATTTGGCGAACATGCGTCTCTCTTACAACGGATGATAATAATATAAATGGAGTGCCATCGAGGTCAAAAACACCAAGAGAAGGACAGAGGTGACCAGAACCACGATCGCCTTTTTGGTGAAGACACCGAAATACATACAGAGAAGTTTGATGTCAAACATCGGTCCCAGCACCATGAATGCCAACTGGGCGCTCTCGGGTAATACACCACGAAAACTTGCAGCGATGAAGGCATCAGCCTCGCTGCAGAGATTCAAAAGGATAGCCATGACCATCATGATCAGAATACCCTGCCAGGGAGACTGGAGAAAGTGGGTGAATGCCTCCAGGGGGACTTGACTGCGAATACAGGCAGCTATGAAGGTGCCAATAACCAGATAATGGCCTACGCTGAAAAAATCATCGGCCGCATGCCCTGCAGCGTGAAAAAGTTTCGCTTTCAGGCTCGTGTTGTGCCCCGTGTCACAGCAATGATCATGCCCGCAGCCGGGGTTGAGCAGCTGCCCCATGTTGGGGATGACAGCATGTGCATTGCTCAGTCTCCAGGAAAGCAGTACGCCGACCATCACCGCAATGAGATAGCCGCATCCCAGGCGGAGGATGACCATCTGCCAGTCCATGTTGTAGGCAACCGCTGTAGAGGCGGCCACCAGGGGGTTGACGATGGGGCCGCCCAAAAGAAAAGCCACGGCAGCGCCAAAGGGGACCCCCTTGCCGAGCAGTCTGCGGATGACGGGTATGATCGCGCACTCGCAGACCGGAAAGATCATCCCCATGGCAGCGGTGGCAAAAATTGGCAAGATCCGATGCCGACCAAAGAGTTTTTCGACCAGGGGAACCGGGACGAAAACTTCTATGATGCCACCCGCCAGAGAACCAATCAGCATAAACGGGAGCGCCTCGACCATCATGGCGAGAAAATTGATTGAGATATTATTGACCAGGGCGGTGTAGGGAGGGCTTTGCCCGAGCAGAAGCACAAAAAAGGCGATGGTCAGGAAGAGAATCCCCCCCACCCAGCCCAGTTCTCTACGCAGTCCTGCTGCCTCGGACATTTGTGGAGGCTTATAGAGTGGAAGTGGTTTAGCTGTTTTGTGTTGCATGGGCGCAATCCGGACAGATTCCGTAAAATTCCAGGTAATGGCCTTCCACCGTAAATCCGGTTTTACTGGCGATGAGCTGCTCTAGTATGGAAAGGTCACAGTCAGTACAGACAACCGCCTTGGAGCATATTCTACACACGAGCATATGGCTGTGGCCAGGTCGTGAGGTCAGGTAGCGGTGCTCGCCTTCCTGCGAGTGAACCCAGCGTAAATACCCCATTTCCTCCAATGCCTTGACGGTGCGATAGACGGTGGTCTGACTGATTTTTTGGGGGGCAAGGAGGGTCGTTGCCTGGGCAATGGTCAAGCCCTTGGAGTTTTTTTCAAAGAGCCTCCAGATAACCTCGCGCTGGCTGGTAAAACGAAGCCCCATGTCGTTGAATATGGCTTTGAGCCTGTCCTGTGGCAGAGGAGAGAGTGTGTTCATAAAAAATAATAATTTTCGTTAAATAAAGTGCATCAGGCTGAAGATCGATATGCAATAATGAGATAAATTATAATTTATTCATAGGTTTTTGAGGGTATAGGTTGACTGATATAACCTTTATGCTTAAAAAATGCATGTTGCTTAACGATAAAAAGTACAAATAAAAGAGCCCCCGATTGAGGGGGACCAGAGGGGGGTGATACCCACATGCAGAAACGTTTTTCTCCTCTTGCCTCAAGCCTGTGGATACGGCTTGGGATAAGTGCCTTTGTTGTTGCACTCCTCTGGGGGGCTGTATTGTGGGCAATACACCCATAAACGGCAAATAATTAGGTTATGTCCACAATTACACTCAACAACCTGACCTTGGGCTACGAGCGTCGTCCTGCTGTACATCATCTTTCCGGTGTCTTTTCTTCGGGATCAATGACAGCGGTCATCGGACCCAATGGCTCAGGGAAAAGTACGCTGGTCAAAGGCATCACCGGTTTTCTGCGTCCTCTGGAGGGCTCGATAGACCGGGGTGGGCTCAAGAAACAGCAGATTGCCTACCTGCCGCAACGTCTGGAGGTCGATCGGAGTTTTCCAATTACAGTTCTAGATACTATCCTGCTCGGGCTCTGGCCTGAGATCGGCATGTTTTCGGGAATGCAGCCCAAACATTGGCGGAGGGTGGAGCAGGCCATGGAGAGCGTTGGGTTGAGCGGGTTTGAATCCCGATCGATCAATGAGCTTTCCGGTGGTCAGTTTCAGCGGGTGATGTTTGCCCGTATGTCGCTGCAAAATGCGCCTGTGCTGATTCTTGATGAACCCTTCAGTGCAGTTGACCAGCAGACCATCGCTGATTTGATGCGCGTTATTGAGCAGTGGCATGGTGAGGGGCGAACCATTCTTGTGGTGGTGCATGACTTCAACCTGGTGCGTGCCGCCTTTCCCCAGAGTTTACTGCTGGCTCGTGAGCCCATTGCCTGGGGCGAGACCGCGCACGTGCTGACAGAGGAAAACCTTGCCCGATCAAAGCGCATGGCTCAGGCTTGGGACCAGGATGCCGAAGTCTGCCGCAGGGAGGGCGCATGAACACCTTTGTCGATATTTTTATCTCACCGTTCCAGGAATTTCTTTTCATGCGCCATGCTCTGGTGGCTTGCTTTGCCCTGGCGTTGGGGTGTGGACCGGTCGGTATGCTGCTGGTGCTGCGGCGCATGAGTCTGATGGGCGATGCGCTTTCGCACGCGGTGCTGCCGGGGGCTGCCATTGGCTTTCTTGTTTCTGGCCTGTCACTCTACTCCATGACCATCGGCGGTATTGTTGTTGGCCTGTTGGTAGCGCTCATGGCTGGGCTGGTTTCGCGCTATACCACGTTGCGTGAGGATGCCAGTTTTGCCGCCCTCTACCTGGTGTCGATCGCAGTTGGTGTTCTTATCATTTCTCTGCGCGGCACCAATGTAGATCTGATTCATGTCCTCTTTGGGACCATTCTCGCGGTTGATGACCCCGCCCTGATTCTGGTCGCTTCTATTACTACCCTGACCCTCTTTACCCTGGCGCTTATTTATCGCCCCCTGCTGGTGGAATGCTTTGACCCGGATTATCTGCAGTCAGTGGGCGGGCACGGCGGCTTGATGCACGCGCTTTTTTTGGTGCTGGTAGTGTTTAATCTGGTGGCCGGTTTTACCGCTCTGGGAACCCTGATGGCGGTTGGCATGCTGATGCTGCCGGCGGCCTCTGCACATTTCTGGGGCAACCAGTATTGGACAACCTCCCTGGTGGCCGTTGGTCTTGCCCTGTTTTCCGGGTACTGCGGCCTGCTCCTCTCGTATTATTTCAATTTACCCACAGGGCCATCCATTATCTTGGTGGCTGGCGGCTGTTATCTTTTTTCTCTTGCTTTTGGCAGAAAAGGCAGCCTGTTGAGTCGATATCAGCCAGGCTCTCATTTAACCGGATAACTCTTTGGAGGCTACAATGCATTCAATACGATCAATTACCTTTGTTTTCTGTGCCTTCTTCTGGCTGGCTGGAACCGCTCTGGCAGCAACGCCCTTGAAAGTGGTGGCGAGTTTCAGCATTCTGGGAGACATGGTCACCCAGCTGGGTGGGGATACGGTTGAGGTCGTCACTCTGGTGGGGCCGGACGAGGACGCCCATGTTTTTGAACCATCACCCGCCGATGCCAAGGTCCTGAAAAGTGCGGATCTGGTCATTGTCAATGGCCTGGGGTTTGAAGGCTGGCTGGATCGGCTGGTGCAGGCCTCTGGCTTTTCCGGAAAGATCGTTGTTGCCAGTGCAGGCATCAAGCCCCGAGCCATGGGCATGGAGGAAAACGAGGACGAACACGAGCAGCATCATGGGGAGGAACACCACCACCAGCCTGGACATGGTCACGATGACGCTCAGCACGGGGAACACGAACAAGCAGCCGGACACCATCACCACCACCATGGCGATGTTGACCCCCACGCCTGGCAGAGCCTGGCCAATGGCATGATCTATGCTCACAATATCTCCAAGGCCTTGATTGCGGCAGATCCTGCCCATGCTGCAGCCTATCAGCAGGCAGAGGCAAGTTACGTCGGTCAAATCAAGAGTCTGGAATCCTGGGTTACGCAACAGTTGGTTACAATCCCCGAGGCGAACAGGCGAATGATAACCTCCCACGATGCCTTTGGCTATTTCGGAGATGCCTATGGTGTGACCATACTCTCGCCCGTGGGCGTGACCACGGCAAGTGAAGCCTCGGCCGGTGGGGTGAAAGAGTTGATTCGTCAGATCAAACGAGAGCATATCACCGCTGTCTTTGTGGAAAACATCAGCGATCGACGTTTGATTGACCAGATCGCCCGGGAGGCTCAGGTCCAGGTTGAAGGAGAACTCTATTCTGATGCTCTATCAAAAACCGATGGGCCTGCGGCAAGCTATCTGACAATGTTTCGCTCCAATGTGGAAAAAATCGTCACCGCCATGCGACGAGGTCTCTGATGGTCTGAGGAGGTCTGAACTCCTGATGTCATTATCTCTAAAGCCGTTCTTGCACCACTCAAAGAGCGGCTTTTTTCTTTTTCCTCTCCTCTTGCCATGCAAAAATCCTATCCGTCATTCTTTCCTCTTTTCCTTCCATGGCATGAAGCAGCTGTTCTAAATTGTTCTGGTAGTGGACCAGCAACTGGTTACAGGCATTGATGCGCTTGTTCAGGGGGGATCTGGTGAGGACGGCCGGGGTTGCGCCTGCTGTTTGCAGGGCTTGGGTAATTTCCCAGGCCTCAGGAATCGAGCGCTTTGTTCATCTGCGTGTGGGAGCGAACCCCCACAGCCATTGCCCAGAGGGTGAGGGTGATAATCGCAACCACCAAGAGCCAGCGGCTTTCAGATCCGCCATTTGCCGACTGGACGATCTCTTCTTTGAGCCTTTGGTGTTCTACAGTTGTCACTGTTCGTTTACAAATGCCTCAGCGGCCTTTCGCCGGGAAGGCAGCCATCGGTTCCTCGTGCCGACCAGTATCGTGGTCAGGGCGATGAGCAGGTAAAAGGCGACCATCATCTGAATGCCGCTCATGCCCAGGGCCATGCCACCGCTGTAGATACCCGAGGCCACAGCAAAGCCAAGGGTTGTTGGAAACAGCATGGAAAAGAGCATCCACTTGTAAGAGTTGGTCTGCACCTTGATCATGATGGTTGTGGCAAGGCAAGGGGGATAGAGAGCGAAGAAGACCATCACCGCCAGGGCATGTAACGGTGTAAAGCCCGATGATGAGGTCTCTGTGCCCATGCGCTCCTCAAGACTCTTGTTTTCATCGGCCCCCTCCTGATAGAGCACGCCGATGGTGGCCACGCTCGATTCGCGGGCGGCAAAGGAAGAGAAGATCGCCACGTTTATTTTCCAGTCAAAACCGGCAAGCTGGGTTATGGGCTCAAGGGCCCGTCCAAACATACCAAGGAAGCTGTTTTCGATGTTTTCGTTTTTGATCTCCCGGCGGAGTGATTTGCGCTCGGAAACGAGACTGCGCAGGTTTTTGTTGATGGTTTTGGCGTTTTTATCAGAGCCCGGCTTTAAAAAGATAAAGAGTTCCGGATTATTATCCTGATAACTCGCGTCCAGTGCTTGTGAGGCCTCGGCAGTTTTAACATTGAGCCTGGCTGTCTTGTAATCGGTATAGAGGTTGACCAGAGAAACAAGGGCGGCCTGCTCCTGCAGTTGCGGTGCATAGGAGCTCCCCTCGATTTTTTTATAGAAGGTGGCCACGGCCTTGTTCATTTCCTGCTGGTAATACGCCTCCCGGTCATCATCAAGGCCGGGGAACTGTAAGAGGGTGAAGACACAGACAGAGACGGCGATAACAATGGAGCCCACCTTTTTGATGTACTGCCAGGTGCGTTCAATGGCACGCTGCCCCACCCCGAAAAGAGTCGGCGGATGGTAATTGGGCAGCTCCATGACAAAGGGAGCTGTCTCCTTGGTCTTGAGGACCGTGGCGGTCAGGAATTTGGCGATCAGCAGGGCGGCGAAAATGGTGAACGTCGAGAGAAACAGCATGGTCCAGGACTTGTAATCAACAAAAAAGACGTTGACCAGCAGGGTATAAAAAGGAATTTTGGCCAGGCAGTTCATATAGGGCACGGTCAAAATCGTGGCCATGC
Coding sequences within it:
- a CDS encoding TIGR03943 family protein, with the translated sequence MFAKLLQGLVLFTWAVFFFWLYFVDPQQLAKLLHPKLWWLVVTGGAILVLFAAMTLKNIRTHQQTKPLRWNWPSIAIMLVPVFYFWYAQSAHFGSSTFLSRTTTSPGMSSSLTYAIPNTLPQQQIDQSQTITSLTQAAFFPRQLNGHSADILCQAMTNKKLPENLFICYRFQITCCAADALPIFTFIRVPKKIALPQNDDWVRVKGTIAPQTVEDRIFPLIHASSLTPEPAPPFPYIY
- a CDS encoding permease, translating into MQHKTAKPLPLYKPPQMSEAAGLRRELGWVGGILFLTIAFFVLLLGQSPPYTALVNNISINFLAMMVEALPFMLIGSLAGGIIEVFVPVPLVEKLFGRHRILPIFATAAMGMIFPVCECAIIPVIRRLLGKGVPFGAAVAFLLGGPIVNPLVAASTAVAYNMDWQMVILRLGCGYLIAVMVGVLLSWRLSNAHAVIPNMGQLLNPGCGHDHCCDTGHNTSLKAKLFHAAGHAADDFFSVGHYLVIGTFIAACIRSQVPLEAFTHFLQSPWQGILIMMVMAILLNLCSEADAFIAASFRGVLPESAQLAFMVLGPMFDIKLLCMYFGVFTKKAIVVLVTSVLLLVFLTSMALHLYYYHPL
- a CDS encoding Fur family transcriptional regulator; the encoded protein is MNTLSPLPQDRLKAIFNDMGLRFTSQREVIWRLFEKNSKGLTIAQATTLLAPQKISQTTVYRTVKALEEMGYLRWVHSQEGEHRYLTSRPGHSHMLVCRICSKAVVCTDCDLSILEQLIASKTGFTVEGHYLEFYGICPDCAHATQNS
- a CDS encoding metal ABC transporter ATP-binding protein, with protein sequence MSTITLNNLTLGYERRPAVHHLSGVFSSGSMTAVIGPNGSGKSTLVKGITGFLRPLEGSIDRGGLKKQQIAYLPQRLEVDRSFPITVLDTILLGLWPEIGMFSGMQPKHWRRVEQAMESVGLSGFESRSINELSGGQFQRVMFARMSLQNAPVLILDEPFSAVDQQTIADLMRVIEQWHGEGRTILVVVHDFNLVRAAFPQSLLLAREPIAWGETAHVLTEENLARSKRMAQAWDQDAEVCRREGA
- a CDS encoding metal ABC transporter permease, coding for MNTFVDIFISPFQEFLFMRHALVACFALALGCGPVGMLLVLRRMSLMGDALSHAVLPGAAIGFLVSGLSLYSMTIGGIVVGLLVALMAGLVSRYTTLREDASFAALYLVSIAVGVLIISLRGTNVDLIHVLFGTILAVDDPALILVASITTLTLFTLALIYRPLLVECFDPDYLQSVGGHGGLMHALFLVLVVFNLVAGFTALGTLMAVGMLMLPAASAHFWGNQYWTTSLVAVGLALFSGYCGLLLSYYFNLPTGPSIILVAGGCYLFSLAFGRKGSLLSRYQPGSHLTG
- a CDS encoding metal ABC transporter substrate-binding protein — protein: MHSIRSITFVFCAFFWLAGTALAATPLKVVASFSILGDMVTQLGGDTVEVVTLVGPDEDAHVFEPSPADAKVLKSADLVIVNGLGFEGWLDRLVQASGFSGKIVVASAGIKPRAMGMEENEDEHEQHHGEEHHHQPGHGHDDAQHGEHEQAAGHHHHHHGDVDPHAWQSLANGMIYAHNISKALIAADPAHAAAYQQAEASYVGQIKSLESWVTQQLVTIPEANRRMITSHDAFGYFGDAYGVTILSPVGVTTASEASAGGVKELIRQIKREHITAVFVENISDRRLIDQIAREAQVQVEGELYSDALSKTDGPAASYLTMFRSNVEKIVTAMRRGL